Below is a genomic region from Flammeovirgaceae bacterium SG7u.111.
CTCCAGAGACAACATCCCTTGGCCTGAACAAGACAAAATGCTCATCAAACTGCTGAGCAAGTTCTTCCTCCATAGGTAAGATTGCCTGTTGGATTCGTTTGGCATAGTTTATACTCGCCGTGATCATCTCGTTGGCTTCTTGTAGGTGATCACGTTGTTCTGCCAGTATCTTGGATTGTAATTCTACTTCCTTGTTTTTCAGAGAAATAGATTCGTTTGCTTCTTGTAGGTAGTCCCGTTGCTGTTCCATTTCCTCAGCCTGCTGAGCCATCTCCTCATTCTGAACTTGGATTTCCTCGTTAGCCTCTTGCAGCTCAGCTGTTCTTTCTTGTACTTTATCCTCCAAAATCTTCTGTTGCTTTTTGAGTTTGAAGGTTCTATACTTATAAAATCCAAAAGCCCCTCCTATCACCATTGTTGCCACAAGTGTCCGAAACCACCAAGTCTCCCACCAAGGGGGCAAGATCGTGATATTGAGCGAAACCCCATTGGTGTTCCATACCCCATCATTATTTGCAGCCTTTGCCCTGAACACATAATCCCCTGCATTCAAGTTAGTGTAGGTTGCTACTCTGTTGGTTCCTATGTTGTTCCATTTGTTTTCAAGACCTTCCAGCTTGTATGCATACTGGGTTTCATTTGTGTTCGTATAATTGAGCGCGGTTAGCTCGAAGCTAAAGATATTTTGTTCGTGGGTAAGGGTAAGTTCTTTTGTAGTGCTAATATCTTCTTGAAGAGGGCTGTCTTTATCTCTAAAAGATACTACTTGATTAAATAAGTTGAATTTTGTTATCCATACTGGTGGCTTATTTTCATTGTTTTTTATTTGTTCTGGTCGGAACACATTCAACCCCTTTGGTCCACTGAAATACATTTCACCCGTACTGGTGTACATTGAGCCTGGTTCAAAACTTTTACTTTGTGCACCATCCTTCACACCAAGCAAAAGCGTTTCTCTTGAAACTGGATCAAATTTATACAAACCATCTATTGTTCCTAACCATAAGTTTCCTTGATTGTCCTTCTGTATAGACTTTATCCCACCAGGCAGGTTATGCCTTTTGCTGTTATATTTTACTGCCGTCATCTTGGTTTCGTCAAATAGGAATACACCAAAGCCTCTGGTACCTACCCACATCTTGCCCTCTGCTTCTTCTACAAAGCATTCTACCAACTGCTTGTTGAAACCTACACTATCAGGGAGTACAAAGGTTTTAATTTCTTGCTTCTCGACATCAAATTTGCATACATAGTTTTTATTCTTCTTAGTTGAGCTGAACCACACATTATTGTATGAATCGGCATACATCGTATGTACCTTATCGGCAAGCGTGTCTCCACTTACTGGGTCTACCAGAGAAAAATGCTTGAATTTTTCTGTTTTGCGATCAAACAGAGAAAGAATAGTGCCCTTCGAGTCACCCCAACCATACCCAACAATCACCTTATCACCCGAACTGACCACTACTTGGAGAAAATTGTTCCACAATACGGACTCAGGGTCTTTCGGATTGGCTTTGTAATGAGTATACTTCTTTGTTTTCGGGTCATATTTATTAAGTCCACCTATTTTTGGCGTAATCCACAACGTATTGTCCCTTGTCGTGGCCAATGATAGGATATGGTTATGTGATAGACTATTCCGATCACTAGGTGAGTGAACATAATGGACAAACTTTCCTTTTTTTGGGTCAAACCTGTTAAGCCCATTAAATGTACCGATCCAGACATTTCCATCTTTGCCTTCTAAGTACGAAGTTACCTTATTGTCGCTTAAGCTATTTTTTAGATCAAAACCTTGTTTGGTATATAATCTCAAAGGTTTTAAGTTAGGGTCTAAGATATTTGCCCCCTGATAACGAGTTCCTATCCATACCAAACCGTTTGAAGACCGGTACATGCTCCATATCTGATTGCCCGAAAGACTATTTGGATAGTTGATATCGTTTACAAAACTTTTCAATTCTCCAGTCCTCAAGTTTACCGACTTCATCCCTAAACCATCTGCGTAACCAAGTAGTACCACATCTTTGCTATAAGGCACTGCCGACGATATAAAAGAGTTGACTTGTTCGCCTTTTTTGGCTGTATGATGCCTTACTGCCTGAAACTCTTTCTTTTGCTTGTCGAACATAAAAAAATGTTGGCAACCTGACTCTACTATAACGATAAGGTTTTCCCCTGTAAAATCATCCAGTATTTTAGTGATTTTTCCTGAGTTACACCCATGACCTTTATACCTAAAAAACTCTGCCTCTTTACCTAGTTCGTATCTGACCAAATAATTGCTGTTAGAAAGGTAGTACCACATCACGCCCTCTTTATCGCAATAGATACTTACAGGAAACGAACCTTTCTTACCCTGAAGGTCATTCGGTTTGGGAAGTTCAATTTCTTCTCCTTGGTGCGTATTAGGATTGAACCTTAATACTTTCCCTTTGTCGTTGTTAAACACCAAGTTCCCCTTAGCATCAACCTCTACGTTCAAAAAACCGTGTAACTTAACCTCTTTGCCTTTTTGATCTATATAGGATGTCACCCTCGTAAAATCGTCTGTTGGTTCGTTATATTTTAAAAGAGTTTGATTGGTTAATAACCATAATTCTCCCTCTTTATCGACACAAGCATCCAGCGTGTTGCCATAAAAACAGTTAGCTTTAGCAGGGTTATAAGGATATTTTATCACTCGATACCCATCGTATCGAGTTACACGGGTATTCACAAAAATCCACATATATCCTCTGGCATCTTCAATAAAACCATATACGAAGTTATTGTCGAGACCTTCATCTACTGTCAAATGTTTGAACTTATTGTCTGGAATATATTGGGGAAAGGCTATTTGTGAAGAAAAAAGTAGGATATAGACTAATAGGACTTGTAGCTTTGTTTTCATATTTTTATAATGTCGGTAATTAGGTTTGAATAGCTCGTTAAAATGCAATCGGAGGAGATGATTGCTCTGGGTGTGTTAAAAAACGAGCATAAGAAGCAATTATTTTAGCTAAGGAGCTTTAATACAAAATAAGTTTTACCTTGTTATGTAAATATTATTTTTTTACTGAAAAGTGCAAGCTAATTAGCGAATACGGAAGAAATAACCTTTTCCCTTCCCAATTTTTATACTACCTTCATTGGTTAAAATGCGGAAAAGCCGCATAACTAACATGAACACATATATTTATACAATGAAGAAGATGAAAATTTTATGGTTATTAACATTAATTGCTGTTTTATCGGCATGCAAAGAGCGGCAGGCTCAAGAAACAGAACAGCAACAGTCTCCAAAGCTTAAGGCGCTGATAGTTGACGGTCAGAATAATCATTACGTATGGCCCAAAACCACGATGATGATGAAGGATTACCTTGAGCAAACGGGACTGTTTGAGGTGGATATACAAAGAGACGATACTGTTTGGCTGGGAATTAAATATCAGGATTGGAGGTCTGGAACGATAGAAAAATACATTACCGAATACCCTTTAGACTCCTCGGCTTATTTCATTTCTTACGAACCTGTTAAAACTTCAGCTATTACTATTGATTTTAGCAACTATGATGTGATCATTTCTAACCTTGGGGAAAATACGCCAGAATGGTCCGGTGAAACAAAAGGTGCGCTAGAAGAATATATGCAAAATGGAGGGGGACTCATAGTAGTTCATGCGGCAAATAATGCTTGGGGAAATTGGGAGGAATTCAATAAAATGATAGGACTAGGTGCATGGGGAGGTCGTGATAGCACTTCAGGACCTTATGTTTATTACAACGATGCTGGCGAAATTGAAATAGACCCTTCAGAAGGGCAATGCGCTACGCATGGGCTAGAGCATGAATTTGTGATTACTTCACGTGAGCCAGATCACCCTATTATGAAAGGCTTGCCTACGGAATGGCTCCATGCACAAGATGAGATGTATGATCGCATGAGAGGACCTTTTGAAAATGCTACAATCCTTGCCACTGCTTATTCCGATGCTGAGGAAAATAAGCAGCCTTGGGAGCCTGTATTGGATGGTACCGGGTGGAACGTACCTATGCTAATGGCTGTCAACTATGGAAAAGGGCGGGTTTTTCATACAACCCTAGGGCACTTCGATTATTCCATGGAATGCGTTGGGTTTATAATAACCCTCCAGCGGGGAGCAGAATGGGTAGCTACCGGAGAGGTTACCCAAGAAATTCCAACAGATTTTCCTTCTAAAGAGAAATCTATTTCGAGGGCTTGGAAAAAGGAGTAGTGCATAAGCAGCAATGGCCTCGCTCAGAGCGAGGCCATTGTTTTTTTTGCAACCTTAAATCTCCCCCTTCTTCAAGCTTTCCACTGCATAGTCGCAGGCACGGGCGGTGAGCGCCATGTAAGTGAGAGAAGGATTTTGAGGAGGTGATGAAGGCATACAAGAGCCATCGGTCACAAAGAGGTTTTTGATGTCGTGGGATTGGTTCCACTTGTTCAGCACCGAGGTTTTGGGGTCGTTGCCCATCCGAGCTGTGCCCATTTCGTGGATGACCGAGCCTGGAGGAGGATTGTAATCAAACGGGCTTACCCAATCCAAGTCCGAGGCTTCCAACATTTCAACCGCGGTTCTCTGCATATCTTCCCGCATTTTCTTTTCGTTCTCCCCATATTCCATGTTGATGTCTAGTACTGGCAAGCCCCATTTATCTTTCTGGGTTTTGCTCAGTGAAACTTGGTTTTCATACTCGGGTAAGGTCTCGCCATAGGCTTCAAAGTACACCGACCAGTTGCCAGGCTTTGTGAGACCTTCTTTCCATTCTGCTCCCAAGCCTGCGCCATGAAGCCCTCTCGACCAATTAGCTCTGCTCGTATAGTTTTCAAAAGAGAAGCCTCGCACATAGTCTTGGTCATTTTTACCAATATTCCTAAATCTTGGGATGTACACGCTGGCAGGCCGGTTACCGTGGTAATACGAATCTTGCAAACCCGAGTAACCTCCAGTAGCGCCAATTCCCGCATGGTGATCCATGAGGTAATGCCCCAAGACACCACTCGAATTCGCCAATCCATCGGGATATTCTGTTGTAGCCGACTGCATCAAGATTTGCGTGCTGCCCAGTGTAGAGCTATTGAGGAAAATCAATTTGGCATAAAACTCTTCGCTTTCCCCCGTTTCCGAATTGATCACATGTACCCCTTTCAGCTTGTTAGAATTGGTATCGTAGATAAGCCTTTCTACTATGGAATACGGGCGCATGGTCAGGTTTCCCGTCTTCGCCGCATCGGGTAGGGAAACTGAATTGCTAGAGTAATATGCGCCAAACACACAGCCTCGGTGGCACAAGTTTCGGTTTTGGCATTTGCCCCTGCCATTGTGCTCCTTGGTAAGAATCGCCATTCGGCTAATGATCATGTTGCGCTCGTCATAGGCTTCTTTTATCCGCTTCTGAATCCGTTTTTCAAACATGTTCATCTCAAAAGGCGGCAAGAACTGCCCATCGGGCAACTGGGGTATTCCATCGTTATTTCCACTCACCCCAATGTACGATTCAACGTGATCGTACCAAGGGGCAATGTCCTTGTATCGGATAGGCCAATCGATTCCGATGCCTTCTTTTTGGTTCGCTTCAAAATCGTAGTCGCTTAGTCGGAACACATGCTTCGACCAAAGAAGCGATCTTCCGCCCATTTGGTTGCCCCTGTACCAGTTGAAGGGCTTTACTTGGTTGTAGGGGATTTCGCTGTCTTTCACCAAAAAGTGTTTGCAGTCTTGCCCAAATAGGTACAAGGTTTTTTGTATTTCATAGTCCTTTTTCTCCTCTTCGCTCACCATGTTCCGCAGGGGCATATCCCAAGGATCGGTAAGCGCCGTGGAGTAATCTTTTACATGTTCTACCATTCTGCCCCGCTCCAGCACCAACACTTTCAGCCCTTTTTCTGTCAGTTCCTTGGCGGCAATTCCGCCAGTCATTCCCGAGCCAACTACTATGGCATCGTAGGTATTTTGATCCGTTCCTTTTCCGAGTATATTAAAGTCTTTCATATTTTATAAAAAATTTTGATCAACCTCGAAGAGAGGCATATTTATCTGATATTTTTGATTTATATGTAGAAGTTAGAGGCTGGAGGTGAGATGTTAGAGTATATTTTCAACCTGCGAAGGCATTCACTTTCCAGCGTGGTAGGTGGCCGAAACGATCACGATGTTATTTATTGCTTGCGATAATGTCGGGGCGCACTAAAGAGATAACTTTATTTTTTCTAACCCCTAATCTCCAACTTCTAGCCTCTACAAATAATACCTCATACTGGTATCGCCATTGTTGAGCGTATTCTCATCAACCTTTACGTCGCCGTCGTAATCGCCGGGGAATTTTACATAGTTGCTTGCCTTGGTTTCCCCTTCTTGGGAAGTGAAAAAGCCGACCAAGGTGTATTGCTTCAATGTTCGGAAATAAGCGGTACTTTCATCGTTGTCGTAGGCTTTTTTGTCTATTTCCGTAAGGAGAGAAAGTTTGTCCTCTGCCTTCTCAAAAGCGGGTAACAAATTAGAAACCCCTTCTCTCATCACCTTCTGTTGGTCGGCGGTAAGGCACTTGGCAAATACCTCGTCCAGAAAAAGGTGGGTATTTACCTCCGAAGCCGACTTGGTTTTGGTAGCAGGAATGATCACATCTATGACCTGTGCTATCTCATCCAATTCTTGTTGGGTGAAAAATAAGGGGGAAAAAGTTGCTGCTTGTTTTTCGGGGGAGGTGCAACTGGCCACAAAACCCGAAAGGATGCTGGGGAAAAGTGCATGGGCGGAAATCATGCCCATAGACTGGAGAACTTCACGTCTATTCATCTTCAAACGTTGTATGTGAAAAAAGAAAGGCTAGTTGGGGTATGTCAGTTTGAACAGGAATAAATATATTGAACTTTTGGGAGATTGGGAAGGGGAAAGGAGGGTTTCGAATTGAATACTTCTATATTGATTAAATAATTGATTTGGCAATGACAACCATAGATTTGGACAAGTAGTAAAATGAAATGCCAACCATTTTTGCTGTGTGAGTTTTCAACAATTAATAAGAAAAAAGATGAACACGAAAAAAGTATGGTTTGTAACAGGAGCTTCCAAAGGTTTGGGACTCGAATTAGTAAAAAAGCTTTTAGCAAGTGGTTATTGTGTAGCAGCTACAACACGGAAAATCCAATCTATAACAAAAGAAGTAGGGGAAGCTTCTGCGTCCTTTTTCCCTATCGAAATGGATTTGACAGACAATGAAAATGTCAAAGTTGCCATTGCCAATTGTCTCGACCATTTCGGGCAAATAGATGTTGTAGTAAATAATGCTGGATATAGTCAGATTGGAACTTTAGAAGAGCTATCCGACGAGGAAATCAAAGAGAACTTTAATGTAAATGTATTTGGCTCATTGAATGTTATCCGAAATATAGTCCCACATTTACGCCAACAACAATCTGGGCATATTTTTAACATATCTTCCATTGGTGGATATGTCGGTAATTTTGCAGGATTTGGGATTTATTGCTCTACAAAATTTGCCGTAGCAGGGTTTACGGAAGCTCTTGCCGAAGAAATGAAGTCATTTAATGTGCATACTACCTTAGTTTACCCTGGCTATTTCCGAACAAACTTTTTGGCAAAAGGCTCTATTCAAACTCCTGCTAACCCTATTGGAGCATATAAAGCTGCACGCGAAATGGAACAAGCGCATTTAAATGACATAAATGGAAATCAACCTAACGATCCTAATAAAGCAGCAGATGTATTGATTACTTTGAGTGAACAATCCAACCCTCCTGTCCATTTTTTTATGGGAGAGGATGCATACAACTATGCCAACTTAAAAATAGAAAGCATCAAAGGAGCTTTGGAAGAAAATAAAGTATTAGGAACCTCAACTGGATTTAACGACTAAAAGCATATTTGGACAATGGGTCATAAAAGTATAGAAGAAACAAAAAAATATATAGGCATGTGGGTAACCGAAGATGGCTATATTAGACATGAGTTACTTCCGAATAACCGATACGATGAAGCCAGAGGGACACGAAAAAGTGTCTATCAAGGTAATTATAACGTAACTGGAAACCATATCAACTATAAAGACGATACGGGATTTATAGCCGATGGCAAATTTGAAAACGGAATTCTTTACCATGCGGGAATGATTTTATATAAAAAAAATTAACCAGCGAGTTTTAACAATGAACAATACCCATCGCTTTGATACCATCAGTCAATTTCATGCCTATAGTAATTTGCCCAAACCTGAGCACCCGTTGATCAGTGTAGTAGATTACTGCCAAGTGAAATACCCAACCGACTGTGATGAAATTCGGTGGGTACAAAACTTTTATTCCATTGGGCTGAAACGGAATGTTCAGGGGAAATTCAACTATGGCCAGCTGACCTATGATTTTGATGAAGGCGTATTAGCCTTTGTTTCTCCACAGCAACTTCTACAGATAGAAATAAACCAACAAGTAGCAGTTAATCCATCTGGTTGGCTACTGCTTATCCACCCAGATTTCTTATGGAACACTTCATTGGCTAAGAGTATCAAAAAGTATGATTTCTTTGGTTATTCTGTCAATGAGGCTCTTTTTTTATCCGAAAAAGAAGAAGATGTAATTGTAGAGATCCTAAAAAATATCCAACGAGAATATCGGTCAAACATCGATAAGTTCAGTGAGAGTATTATCACCACACAGGTAGAATTATTGCTCAATTATGCTGAACGTTATTATGAACGACAGTTTATTACCCGTAAAATTGCCCATCACCAAATTTTAAGCCGATTAGAAGATCTGTTAAAAGACTATTTTGATGATGAAACCCTTATCAACCAAGGAATTCCGACTGTCAAACAAATTGCCGACCTTTTGAACCTCTCCCCAAATTACTTGAGCAGCATGCTAAAAGTACTTACTGGGCAAAGTACCCAACAGCATATCCATAGTAAACTGATAGAGAAGGCCAAAGAGAAACTCTCTACCACAGCACTTTCGGTAAGTGAAATAGCCTACGAACTAGGTTTCGAACATCCAGCATCGTTCAGCAAATTATTCAAGAACAAAACCAAGCTTTCTCCTATTGAATTTAGGCATTTGTTTAATTGAATGTAGCTTGATATTTACAAATTTTGAATACTACCCCAATTCTATAAGAGCCTATCTGTTTTTTACTAATCCCCCCAAACCCTACATTCATCCCGTTTTTAGGTTGCCATATAATCTTTGGTGATTACCTCACTACCTTCATCTTTTATAGCGAGACCCGCTGGATTTACTGTATCATCCGCAGTTAACCAAAGACCACCTGCTAATTATATTGACAAAACCGCTAACTTTCTTTACCAACCCGTACTTGTTTCTTACATCACCTCTCTCTGTGCTCTAAAAAGGCTGATCTTGTTAGTTGTAAGGTGTTGAGTTACTTGTGTAGTTGAGTATTTTGTAACAATATGTAGTTTTGTTATTGCAACAAATAAAAGTGAAAGATTAGCAAAAAAATAAGATACTTTACTAAATTTCAAGAGAAAGCTGAGAGCTTTGCAATACATTTTTTAAAATATGAAGATGACATCTAATACAGAAAAGAGCAATCAAACAGAGAAAAATAGTTTCGTACAAAAACTAGTAAAGTTTCTATTATCCTTTGGACCTGGCATATTTGCCATTGGTTATACCATTGGGACTGGTAGCGTGACTTCTATGATAGTGGCCGGTAATTCTTTTGGAATGAACCTGCTTTGGGTGTTATTTTTTAGTTGCGTTTTTTCGGGGGTATTAATTTTTGTTTCTGGTAGCTATTACGTGAGCACTGGAGAAACCGCCCTTTTTGCTATTCGAAAGCATTTGCCTTGGGGAAAATATTTGGCCATAGCCATTCTTGTGGCCGTAGGCATTGGTCAATGGAATTCGTTAATAGGGATTTTGGGAATCACTTCTAATGTAGTTTTCGAAATTTTAGTGATCAATTTCCCCAACCTTGCCGGTCAAAAGTATTTAGTTGTTCTTGGGCTGGCTATTTTGATCATCGGGATTTTCTATCTTCTTTTGATCAAAGGAAGTTATACCATGTTTGAAAAAGTACTTGCCCTTTTTGTTTCCTTAATGGGGCTATCATTCATTTTCACTCTTCTTTTTGTTTTTCCACAGCCCACCGAAATTATCAAGGGGTTAGTCCCTAAAATCCCAAAAGTAGAGGGTGCAGGCATTCTCATTGCAGCATTTGTAGGGACTACTATGGCTTCTGCTACCTTTTTGTCAAGGCCATTGTTTATCCAAGGAAAAGGCTGGACCAAAAGTGACTTTAAGGTACAGAAAAACGATTCGATCATTGCGGCGCTGTTGATCTTTACCATTAGTGGGGCAATTATGGCCGTAGCAAGTGCTAGTTTGTATGGAACAGGAAAAGAAATAACACATGTGCTTGACATGTCCGATGCATTGGAGCCATCTGTCGGAAAGTTTGCTGTAAGTATCTTTTTTGCTGGCACATTGAGCGCAGGCCTTTCTTCCATCTTCCCTTGCCTCATGATAGTCCCACTTATGCTTGGAGACTTTAATTCAGGGAAGCTGGATGTTGAATCAGGTCGTTTTAAACTAATTACAGGAGTAGCAAGTGTGTTAGCCTTAAGCGTTCCCGTTTTTGGGTTTAATCCTATTCAAGGCCAAATATTCACTCAAGTTTTTAATGTTTTTGCTCTGCCGCTTGTGGTCTTCAGTTTTCTTGTTCTTTGGAACCGAAAAAATGCAGGATTACCACCTAACCGACTAATTACCAATATCGTGATGGTTGCGGCATTCATTTTTTCTTTAATTATTTTGTGGAATGGATTAGCTGATATCTTAGGTTGGTAGACTTGCTTTGAAAAGACATTTGTTTCAAGTAATTAACCGTATTCTCAAAATTTCGAGAACTGAAAAGTCCTCTTGAAGGCGTTACTCTGAAAGGGCTTGGGAATTGTAAATACTAAAAATGAACAATCCTAAACCAGAACGGGCAGCCTGGTTATCCAAGCTGCCCGTTCTATTGATGTATAAATCAGCATTAAGCCATTGAGTGATAGACGTTTTGGACGTCGTCGTCATCTTCTATTTTTTCCAATAATTTGTTGACATCTTCTTGTTGCTCTTCGGTCAGTTCTTTGGTCACCTGCGGAATTCGCTCAAACCCTGAAGACAAAATCTCTATATTATTCTCTTCAAAATACTTTTGCAAAGAACCATAATCAGAGAAACCTCCATAGACCATCATGCCATCTTCGTCCTCAAAGACTTCCTCAGCACCATAGTCGATCAGCTCCAGTTCCAATTCTTCGGCGTCTAACCCCTCCTTGTTCAATCGGAAGTTGCAGGTGTGGTCAAACATGAATTCTACCGACCCTTGAGTGCCCAAGCTGCCGTTGCACTTCGAGAAATAGCTTCTGATATTGGCAACTGTTCTGTTGTTGTTATCAGTAGCGGTCTCTACCAAGACGGCAATTCCGTGAGGGGCATATCCCTCGAACAACGTTTCCTTATAATCGCCTAAAGATTTGTCTGTTGCACGCTTGATGGCACGCTCAACATTATCTTTAGGCATATTGGCTGCCTTGGCATTTTGCATGACAGCACGCAGCCTAGAATTGGTAGTAGGATCTGGCCCTCCTTCCTTCACCGCCATGACAATATCCTTACCAATACGTGTAAAAGTTTTGGCCATCTGGCCCCATCTTTTTAGCTTTCTAGCTTTCCTAAATTCAAATGCTCTTCCCATTTTATGCTCTTTTTTAGACTTCCAAATATATGGAAAAGCTATATTTCTGTTCATATGAAAAGCAGCAAACCTTTATAATTTTCTCTTTTCCTCTGTATAACCTCGCTTTCTAACATTTACCAGCATTAAACCAATATAGGATTTTACCTGTTTTTGTTATCATAAAATAACTGCTTCTGCCCTAACTTTAGGGGGATAACAATTTCAATGGAAACAAGAACCACATGAGATTTTACAAACTACTTTTAGGCTTTTTCGTTTGTTCCATCGCTTTCTCCTGTACAGATGGGGCTGGCAAAAATGGAAAAGCATTGGAAACACAAGAAGGCATTGCCGCTGCTATCGACACGGTTACCATCCAACAGGATTTTATGCGCTGGTGGAAGTATGAAAACGAGGAAATCAATCTGTCTTCGAACTTTATAGCACTAGACGCTAAGGGGGGTGAGATAGATCAACCCGCATTTTTCACAATACTGAATTCGGGTGAATACATCCCCCTCAAAGTCGATCATGCTCAGGGGAGGGATACGTATCGGTTGCTAAAATTGCAGCCTGACGCAGATCCAGAAATTGGCAACCAAATGACCTACATAGCTTTTGATCATTTTGAAAAGTATAAAAAAATAGGGACGGAATTTCCCGCGTTTAACTTTGAAGATTTGGAGGAGAATTTCTATTCCAATGAAACCTTAAAAGGAAAAACGATTGTGCTCAAAACATGGTTTATCGGCTGTAGACCGTGCATCGAAGAATTTCCACAGTTAAACAACTTGGTGGAAGAGTTTGGGGGTATGGACGATATCGTGTTCATCAGTTTGGCTTTAGATTCAAAAGAGTCGTTAGCAAAGTTTTTGGAGAAAAAGCCATTTAACTACAAAGTCATACCCGATCAATCGCATTTTATACAAGAAGTATTGAAAATTGATGATTACCCTACCCACATGGTTATTGGCCCAGATGGAACGTATGAAAGAATTCCTGATAATTTGGAAAGGCTCATTGCTTATTTGAAGAAATAAAACTGCATCTGAACCTCTAATACATTGTTGCTCAATT
It encodes:
- a CDS encoding helix-turn-helix transcriptional regulator — translated: MNNTHRFDTISQFHAYSNLPKPEHPLISVVDYCQVKYPTDCDEIRWVQNFYSIGLKRNVQGKFNYGQLTYDFDEGVLAFVSPQQLLQIEINQQVAVNPSGWLLLIHPDFLWNTSLAKSIKKYDFFGYSVNEALFLSEKEEDVIVEILKNIQREYRSNIDKFSESIITTQVELLLNYAERYYERQFITRKIAHHQILSRLEDLLKDYFDDETLINQGIPTVKQIADLLNLSPNYLSSMLKVLTGQSTQQHIHSKLIEKAKEKLSTTALSVSEIAYELGFEHPASFSKLFKNKTKLSPIEFRHLFN
- a CDS encoding Nramp family divalent metal transporter, which gives rise to MKMTSNTEKSNQTEKNSFVQKLVKFLLSFGPGIFAIGYTIGTGSVTSMIVAGNSFGMNLLWVLFFSCVFSGVLIFVSGSYYVSTGETALFAIRKHLPWGKYLAIAILVAVGIGQWNSLIGILGITSNVVFEILVINFPNLAGQKYLVVLGLAILIIGIFYLLLIKGSYTMFEKVLALFVSLMGLSFIFTLLFVFPQPTEIIKGLVPKIPKVEGAGILIAAFVGTTMASATFLSRPLFIQGKGWTKSDFKVQKNDSIIAALLIFTISGAIMAVASASLYGTGKEITHVLDMSDALEPSVGKFAVSIFFAGTLSAGLSSIFPCLMIVPLMLGDFNSGKLDVESGRFKLITGVASVLALSVPVFGFNPIQGQIFTQVFNVFALPLVVFSFLVLWNRKNAGLPPNRLITNIVMVAAFIFSLIILWNGLADILGW
- a CDS encoding YebC/PmpR family DNA-binding transcriptional regulator, which encodes MGRAFEFRKARKLKRWGQMAKTFTRIGKDIVMAVKEGGPDPTTNSRLRAVMQNAKAANMPKDNVERAIKRATDKSLGDYKETLFEGYAPHGIAVLVETATDNNNRTVANIRSYFSKCNGSLGTQGSVEFMFDHTCNFRLNKEGLDAEELELELIDYGAEEVFEDEDGMMVYGGFSDYGSLQKYFEENNIEILSSGFERIPQVTKELTEEQQEDVNKLLEKIEDDDDVQNVYHSMA
- a CDS encoding TlpA disulfide reductase family protein; this translates as MRFYKLLLGFFVCSIAFSCTDGAGKNGKALETQEGIAAAIDTVTIQQDFMRWWKYENEEINLSSNFIALDAKGGEIDQPAFFTILNSGEYIPLKVDHAQGRDTYRLLKLQPDADPEIGNQMTYIAFDHFEKYKKIGTEFPAFNFEDLEENFYSNETLKGKTIVLKTWFIGCRPCIEEFPQLNNLVEEFGGMDDIVFISLALDSKESLAKFLEKKPFNYKVIPDQSHFIQEVLKIDDYPTHMVIGPDGTYERIPDNLERLIAYLKK